A region from the Serinus canaria isolate serCan28SL12 chromosome 10, serCan2020, whole genome shotgun sequence genome encodes:
- the ANXA2 gene encoding annexin A2 isoform X2: MSTVHEILSKLSLEGDHSLPPSAYATVKAYSNFDADRDAAALETAIKTKGVDEVTIINILTNRSNEQRQDIAFAYQRRTKKELSAALKSALSGHLEAVILGLLKTPAQYDASELKAAMKGLGTDEDTLIEIICSRTNQELSEINRVYREMYKTELEKDIISDTSGDFRKLMVALAKGKRCEDTSVIDYELIDQDARDLYDAGVKRKGTDVPKWINIMTERSVPHLQKVFERYKSYSPYDMLESIKKEVKGDLENAFLNLVQCIQNKQLYFADRLYDSMKGKGTRDKVLIRIMVSRCEVDMLKIKSEFKRKYGKSLYYFIQANTKGDYQRALLNLCGGED; encoded by the exons ATGTCCACTGTTCATGAAATTTTAAGCAAGCTCAGCCTTGAAGGAGAT catTCTCTCCCCCCAAGTGCCTATGCCACAGTGAAGGCCTACTCCAACTTCGATGCTGACCGGGACGCTGCGGCCCTGGAAACGGCCATCAAGACCAAAG GTGTGGATGAGGTCACCATCATCAACATCCTGACAAACCGCAGCAATGAGCAGAGGCAGGACATTGCTTTTGCCTATCAGAGGAGAACAAAAAAG GAACTTTCTGCAGCACTCAAGTCTGCTCTCTCAGGTCATTTGGAGGCAGTGATCTTGGGCTTGCTGAAGACACCAGCACAGTATGATGCCTCTGAACTGAAAGCTGCCATGAAG gggctgggaacagaTGAAGACACCCTCATTGAAATCATCTGCTCCCGAACAAACCAGGAGCTCAGTGAAATCAACAGGGTCTACAGGGAAA TGTACAagacagagctggaaaaggacaTCATATCAGACACATCCGGTGACTTCCGCAAGCTAATGGTTGCCCTGGCCAAG GGCAAAAGGTGTGAAGATACCTCTGTGATTGATTATGAGCTGATTGACCAAGATGCCAGG GACCTCTATGATGCTGGTGTGAAGAGAAAGGGAACTGATGTTCCCAAGTGGATCAATATTATGACTGAAAGAAGTGTTCCCCACCTGCAGAAAG TGTTTGAGAGGTACAAGAGCTACAGCCCATATGATATGTTGGAGAGCATCAAGAAGGAGGTTAAGGGAGATTTGGAGAATGCCTTCCTTAATCTTG TCCAGTGCATTCAGAACAAGCAGCTGTATTTTGCAGACAGACTGTATGATTCCATGAAG GGCAAGGGAACCCGGGACAAGGTCCTGATCAGGATCATGGTATCCCGCTGTGAGGTTGACATGCTGAAAATCAAGAGTGAATTCAAGAGGAAATATGGAAAATCTCTCTATTATTTCATCCAGGCAA ACACAAAAGGGGATTACCAGAGGGCACTGCTGAACCTGTGTGGTGGAGAGGACTGA
- the ANXA2 gene encoding annexin A2 isoform X1, which translates to MSTVHEILSKLSLEGDHSLPPSAYATVKAYSNFDADRDAAALETAIKTKGVDEVTIINILTNRSNEQRQDIAFAYQRRTKKELSAALKSALSGHLEAVILGLLKTPAQYDASELKAAMKGLGTDEDTLIEIICSRTNQELSEINRVYREMYKTELEKDIISDTSGDFRKLMVALAKGKRCEDTSVIDYELIDQDARDLYDAGVKRKGTDVPKWINIMTERSVPHLQKVFERYKSYSPYDMLESIKKEVKGDLENAFLNLVQCIQNKQLYFADRLYDSMKGKGTRDKVLIRIMVSRCEVDMLKIKSEFKRKYGKSLYYFIQQDTKGDYQRALLNLCGGED; encoded by the exons ATGTCCACTGTTCATGAAATTTTAAGCAAGCTCAGCCTTGAAGGAGAT catTCTCTCCCCCCAAGTGCCTATGCCACAGTGAAGGCCTACTCCAACTTCGATGCTGACCGGGACGCTGCGGCCCTGGAAACGGCCATCAAGACCAAAG GTGTGGATGAGGTCACCATCATCAACATCCTGACAAACCGCAGCAATGAGCAGAGGCAGGACATTGCTTTTGCCTATCAGAGGAGAACAAAAAAG GAACTTTCTGCAGCACTCAAGTCTGCTCTCTCAGGTCATTTGGAGGCAGTGATCTTGGGCTTGCTGAAGACACCAGCACAGTATGATGCCTCTGAACTGAAAGCTGCCATGAAG gggctgggaacagaTGAAGACACCCTCATTGAAATCATCTGCTCCCGAACAAACCAGGAGCTCAGTGAAATCAACAGGGTCTACAGGGAAA TGTACAagacagagctggaaaaggacaTCATATCAGACACATCCGGTGACTTCCGCAAGCTAATGGTTGCCCTGGCCAAG GGCAAAAGGTGTGAAGATACCTCTGTGATTGATTATGAGCTGATTGACCAAGATGCCAGG GACCTCTATGATGCTGGTGTGAAGAGAAAGGGAACTGATGTTCCCAAGTGGATCAATATTATGACTGAAAGAAGTGTTCCCCACCTGCAGAAAG TGTTTGAGAGGTACAAGAGCTACAGCCCATATGATATGTTGGAGAGCATCAAGAAGGAGGTTAAGGGAGATTTGGAGAATGCCTTCCTTAATCTTG TCCAGTGCATTCAGAACAAGCAGCTGTATTTTGCAGACAGACTGTATGATTCCATGAAG GGCAAGGGAACCCGGGACAAGGTCCTGATCAGGATCATGGTATCCCGCTGTGAGGTTGACATGCTGAAAATCAAGAGTGAATTCAAGAGGAAATATGGAAAATCTCTCTATTATTTCATCCAG CAAGACACAAAAGGGGATTACCAGAGGGCACTGCTGAACCTGTGTGGTGGAGAGGACTGA
- the ANXA2 gene encoding annexin A2 isoform X3 yields the protein MSTVHEILSKLSLEGDHSLPPSAYATVKAYSNFDADRDAAALETAIKTKGVDEVTIINILTNRSNEQRQDIAFAYQRRTKKELSAALKSALSGHLEAVILGLLKTPAQYDASELKAAMKGLGTDEDTLIEIICSRTNQELSEINRVYREMYKTELEKDIISDTSGDFRKLMVALAKGKRCEDTSVIDYELIDQDARDLYDAGVKRKGTDVPKWINIMTERSVPHLQKVFERYKSYSPYDMLESIKKEVKGDLENAFLNLVQCIQNKQLYFADRLYDSMKGKGTRDKVLIRIMVSRCEVDMLKIKSEFKRKYGKSLYYFIQQDTISDFSF from the exons ATGTCCACTGTTCATGAAATTTTAAGCAAGCTCAGCCTTGAAGGAGAT catTCTCTCCCCCCAAGTGCCTATGCCACAGTGAAGGCCTACTCCAACTTCGATGCTGACCGGGACGCTGCGGCCCTGGAAACGGCCATCAAGACCAAAG GTGTGGATGAGGTCACCATCATCAACATCCTGACAAACCGCAGCAATGAGCAGAGGCAGGACATTGCTTTTGCCTATCAGAGGAGAACAAAAAAG GAACTTTCTGCAGCACTCAAGTCTGCTCTCTCAGGTCATTTGGAGGCAGTGATCTTGGGCTTGCTGAAGACACCAGCACAGTATGATGCCTCTGAACTGAAAGCTGCCATGAAG gggctgggaacagaTGAAGACACCCTCATTGAAATCATCTGCTCCCGAACAAACCAGGAGCTCAGTGAAATCAACAGGGTCTACAGGGAAA TGTACAagacagagctggaaaaggacaTCATATCAGACACATCCGGTGACTTCCGCAAGCTAATGGTTGCCCTGGCCAAG GGCAAAAGGTGTGAAGATACCTCTGTGATTGATTATGAGCTGATTGACCAAGATGCCAGG GACCTCTATGATGCTGGTGTGAAGAGAAAGGGAACTGATGTTCCCAAGTGGATCAATATTATGACTGAAAGAAGTGTTCCCCACCTGCAGAAAG TGTTTGAGAGGTACAAGAGCTACAGCCCATATGATATGTTGGAGAGCATCAAGAAGGAGGTTAAGGGAGATTTGGAGAATGCCTTCCTTAATCTTG TCCAGTGCATTCAGAACAAGCAGCTGTATTTTGCAGACAGACTGTATGATTCCATGAAG GGCAAGGGAACCCGGGACAAGGTCCTGATCAGGATCATGGTATCCCGCTGTGAGGTTGACATGCTGAAAATCAAGAGTGAATTCAAGAGGAAATATGGAAAATCTCTCTATTATTTCATCCAG